A window from Dermacentor albipictus isolate Rhodes 1998 colony chromosome 10, USDA_Dalb.pri_finalv2, whole genome shotgun sequence encodes these proteins:
- the kud gene encoding dolichyl-diphosphooligosaccharide--protein glycosyltransferase subunit TMEM258, giving the protein MRKHGLKIHSKSFSWPCKPFERSQCGATFHGYVDVTQLADMATIGLLGIDHMYKYVSPVNPAVYPHLTLVLMGIGLFFMAWFFVYEVTSTKFTRDLFKELIISLVAAVFLGFGILFLLLWVGIYV; this is encoded by the exons ATGAGAAAACATGGGCTTAAAATACATAGCAAAAGTTTCAGTTGGCCCTGCAAGCCTTTTGAACG AAGCCAATGTGGCGCTACGTTCCACGGCTACGTCGACGTCACTCAACTTGCAGACATGGCAACCATCGGTTTG TTGGGCATCGATCACATGTACAAGTATGTCAGCCCGGTCAACCCGGCTGTCTACCCGCACCTCACGCTGGTGCTCATGGGCATCGGCCTGTTCTTCATGGCCTGGTTCTTTGT CTACGAGGTGACCTCAACAAAGTTCACGCGAGACCTCTTCAAGGAGCTCATCATCTCTCTAGTCGCCGCAGTGTTCCTGGGCTTCGGCATTCTGTTCCTGCTCCTCTGGGTCGGCATATACGTCTAG